ttccgaatctgcggccctctagtagatgagccctctgcagccaccagagcagcgacaccctgtttcttgccgacagggttatccgctgttgtatctgtagatgggacccggaccattcgtcccacaggtcccactggaacgtccttgcgtggaaccttccgaatggaattatgcttcgtacgaagctaccattttttccaggactcgtgtgcttccactggaagaaacactcttttctggtctgtgtccagaatcattcccaggaacagaagacgtgtcgtcgggaccagctgtgactttggaatattgagaatccagtcgtgctgttgtagcacttcccgagagagtgctacccccactaccaactgttctttggacctcgcctttatcaggagatcgtccaagtacgggataataaaaacttccttcttgcgaaggagtatcatcatttcagccattaccttggtaaagaccttcggtgccgtggacaactccaacggcagcgtctggaactaatagtgacagtcctgtaccacacatctgaggtactcctggtgaggagggtaaatggggacatgcaggtacgcatccttgatgtccagagagaccctgtaatccccctcgtccaggctcgtaataaccgccctgatcgattccatcttgaacttgaatcttctgatataaaagttcaagtattttaattttaagatgggtctcaccgaaccgttctgtttcggtaccacaaccattgtggaatagtaaccccttccttgctgaaggaggggcaccttgacaatcacttgttgtgattatagtgttgaatagccaccaacaccgcctccctggcagagggaggtgccggtaaggcagattttaggaaacggcggggggaagaacgtctcgaactccagcctgtacccctgagatactacttgaaggacccagggatccatgtgagagagcccactgggcgctgaaatttctgagacgggccgccaccgtacccgggtccgcctgagcagccccagcgtcatgctgtggacttacctgaCGCAGGGAGGActactgctcttgggaactagctgtgtgctgcagctttttcctctacctttgcctctcggcagaaaggatgagcctctagccctcttgcttttctggggccgaaaggactgtacttgatgatacggtgctttcttttgttgtggggtagcctgtggcaaaaaagtcgatttcccagcagtagctgtggaaacgaggtctgaaagaccatccccaaacagttttacccccttatagggcaaaacttccatgtgccgattcgagtcggcatcgcctgaccattgccgagtccataacccccgtctggcggcaatggacctagcgcttatttttgatgccagccggcaaatatccctctgtgcatcacgcatgtataagaccacgtcttttatatgctctattgtcagcaaaatattgtccctatccatagttattttccgacagggaatctgaccacgcagcgggagcactgcacatccatgccgaagcaatggctggtcacaATATAATGCCcgggtgtgtgactatatctttcagggtaaccccctgctttttatcagcaggttccttcagggcggccgtatccggagacggtagtgccaccttttctgataagcgtgtaagcgctgtatctaccctatggggtgtttcccaacgtgacctatcctctggcgggaaagggtacgctgccaattaccgtttagaaattatcaatttcttaccgggggaagaccacgcttcctcacacacctcatttaatttctcagatgcaggaaaaactactggtagtttttctctcaccaaacataatacccttttatgtggtacctggggtattatcataatgtgtaatacatttttcattgcctcaatcatgtaacgggtggacctatttggagggtacactagtctcatcgtcgtcgacactggagtcggtatccgtgtcgacatctgtttctgccatctgaggtagcgggcgtttttagagccccccatgacatttgagacgctggaacaggcacaagctgagtagccggctgttctgtgtcgtcgaccttttgtgtaaggagttgacactttcacgtaatccttccataagtccaaccacaccggtgtcgatcccgcagggggtgacatcacatttacaggcattcgctccgcctccacatcattatcctcctcatacatgtcgacacagccataccgacacacagcacacacacagggaatgctctgacagaggacaggaccccacaaagccctttggggagacagagggagagtatgccagcacacaccagggcgctatatatcacagggatatcacatataaagagtgttttcccttatagctgcctatatatattgtatactgcgcctaaattgtgccccccctctctttttaaccctttctgtagtgtattgactgcaggggagagccagggaacttccctccaacggagctgtgagggaaaaatggcgccagtgtgctgaaggagatagctccgcccctttttcgcggactttctcccgcatttttatggattctggcaggggttaaaaagcacctatatagcctctggggctatatatggtgccagtttgccagccaaggtgtcagtattgctgctcagggcgcccccccccagcgccctgcacccatcagcgaccgcagtgtgtggtgtgcatgaggagctatctccttcagcacactggcgccatttttccctcacagctccgttgtatgtatgtatgtctaagTTATCAAACAATTTGTTAGTACCTATTGTAAATAACACCCGATCTCTGCGACATTGATCGCATATTGTTCCTTGCCTAGCGGTACAGTATATGGCAGTTATAGGTGGGATCAACTGGTGTTAATTTAATATAGGCGATATTTCAGCATATACTGAATGTGTACTCTCACCCTTTAACCTACCTTTATCTTCATCTGCAGCATTTAATTTTCTTAGATCAGCGGACTCTCATTTATGATTCACAGGTGAAAACCTGcgtctaacgtagacagcagatccgcatTTTCCTTTCTCTGCAATCTTTATTCGGTGCATTCTCATTGGTGGGTCGACCAATTGCGTCAAaagttactaccataccccaccgacagagcccgatctcgtctgatcttggaagcaaaacggtggtgggctgggtcagtacctgtgagggagacccccagagaatacccggtgttgtaattaatGACCCCCTCCGACCggataccaacagcaggatcaccactttttctCTCCCCTCCCTTTTTTTCTCTTTCCTCTTCTTTTCTGTTTTCTCCTTCTTTCTACCAGATATTTAAAGCTTGTGCTGGTTGGTTAGGATTGGATATAGAACTACAGTGTCTATATCCCCCTACAAGTCTTTTTTGGTgattagactaaccagaacatttccaattttttaaGCACTTTTAGTGCATATAGATATAATATATCCTATTAACCAAATAAGGTGGAGTATAAGAGTGAGGATTTATTTTAAATGAATTAATAAAAGCTATGTcttaataaataatcatataacaaataacaagagtgcacccacacaagagtcttctgcaaagtTGTTTTCTCTCCAATATTGTCATTTGCCAGACAATCCACTCTAAACCCAATACACCATGTACTGTACAGGATGTTTCAAAAAGATAGACACGATTTGAAATCACAATATCTCGGCAACAACGAACCGCCCATGAATTAAACTCTTGCCACTTGAAAGGGTTGGGCATAGAGTTTCAAATGACTACTGCTAGATGCCTCTCCCAGCTCAGCAACAGCCCCTAGCCCCAGTTGTTTGCAAGATAGGGTTCCCAGCAAAACTGAATCCATAATTGCGATGCAGCGTAGGATTTAACGGTGTTTTGGCATTGATCCACCAATGCCAAAAGAGCATTCGTCATTGGTTCCGACACTTTGAGGAAACGGGCTGGTTATGTAAGGGGAAGCGCACAGGGCGATCACGCATTTCAGAGTAAAACGTGAGAAGAATTCAAGAGAGTTTTCTGCATAGTCGTTTCATCTAAGCGGTAAAGTAAACCGTCACAATATGAGCGCATATGGGGATTAGAAAATCCACACGAAACTGTAGAGCATGAGCGTGATTCCCATTAAAGTGAACGTATTTTGTGCCATTTCTCAAAGAAAGGTTTATGGCGCTTTCTTTTTTGTGGGAAATACAGTTATGGGTCGAACCCATCTCATAATGCTGCAGAATTGCCTCTTTCCAAGACTTAATGAAGATTCCAATTACTTCATTTTTCAGCAAGATGGAGAGCACTGCCACATTGGCATCTGCATGTTTGATGTTTTCTAAATGACATACTGTCTCAACGTTGGATAGGTTGCGTAGGATCCCAAGACTTGGCGCTACTCTCTTAGCCCCCAAGATCCCCAAACATTACACCCTGTGACTTTTTCTTGTTGGGAAACATCAGACTGTGTCTTTGTGCCAACATTAGCAACTAATCTGAATGACCGCAAAACCAAAGTCACGGCAGCGGTGACTTTAATGGAAAAAGAAACTCTGAGAGGTGTTTGGGACTAATTCAACTATGATGTTGATGCTGCCCATACGGCAGGTGGAGGGCACATAGAGCATTGATAAAATGGATAGTAAAGTTTGATAACTCATTAAACCGTTTCTAACtttttgtgtaattgtaacatGTTGCTATCGTGAAATCTTTTTGAAACACCCTGTATATCTAAACATTCCATCTTCAGGCTGATTGAAAGAGAATACTTATAAAGTATATATTAAGTTGGTATTTGGTGCCAGCAATTTAAACTAAATGTTTCCCACCACCTCTTGCTGGTCTTACCGATCCTGCAGCCAAGGTGGGCTGTTTAACCAAGTAGTTAAGAATGAAAATTTATGGGGAAACAATAAGAAACCTGATCCGGTTTCCATACAACTTTCTACTATACTTCTCCATCCCAGGGATAAACATCTGGACAGACAAGCCTTTCATATTCTGAGCGTAACCAAAAGTGAATTAGATTAATCTCAGAAACAACCTGAACCCCACTCGTACATCACCTCCTCCTGGTAACATTACTTAACAGTACCTGAAGGAGGAGGTGCTTCCTGATATTGCGCACCATTACCAAACAGGCTCAGTTATTGACAATTTCCATTTTGACATTGGGTTCCcggataaaataaaaaattaatctcACTTAGGGGGCATTTACATATGCCCCCCAAAGATCAAATGTGTATCGATCTATAAGCTCAGGTCTCGTTCTGTTCTTACCTTCTACAACCTTGTGATACGCAAAGTGCAGGTAGAGTAGGAACAACATGTGCAGTGCAGTAATAGAGCCACAAAGGATTAGTCGCTGTGTGTGACCTACAGTGCGAGACAGCAACACCGCCACCTACAGTGTGATACAGAACAGTCATTCATTAGTCAGTCTGACCTGGGAGGATACAGTACGCTGGGGAAGTAACAATAACCTTACCATGCGCAGTGTAGACAGGCCCCCAATGCACAGCCAGAAGATGTAGAAGAGTGAATGGAAATGGATGTTATACGTGATGAAGAGGACGATGCAATGCCCAAATAATCCATATCCCTAAAATAAAAGGAACAATTAAGGCCAAAGGTCAGCATCAACCCCACACATTATGCACGGCGTGTACACACAGACATCCTGCAAGTGCATGCCCCAAAGACACTGACTCCCACTCCCCGACGTGTCCCCACCAAGAGCTGGTATGTTTCAGAAGACAATTATTATCTTTTACACAATTTAAGGATAAGTCTTTGTGGACACAGATCCCTTACCATCCTCATCCATTtacaaggggacaatacacagtaaCATTAATATAGAATTACTGGTGGTACATGGAGAACCTGTTGGTTTCATTGAATGTAGATGGTTAAAAGTAAAAGTTATCCCTTTACAGCTGATAATCATGGTTACTATAATCAGGAACACATAGAGCCAGAtttctcccaacacacacacacacacacacacacacacacacacacacacacacacacacacagctcagcgCCAACCCCCAGGCAACACAGCTCATTGATCAGACTGCTCCACAGCGTGTACTCACCAATAGTGACAGGGCCTGCAGCATGGTGATCTGAGCGTTACACAAATAGGCAACATGCTAGGTGATCAGACTGCTCCACAGAGTGTACTCACCAATAGTGACAGGGTCTGCAGCATGGTGATCTGAGCGTTACACAATTAGGCAACATGCTAGGTGATCAGACTGCTCCACAGTGTATACTCATCAATAGTGACAGGGTCTGCAGCATGGTGATCTGAGCCTTACACAAATAGGCAACATGCTAGGTGATCAGACTGCTCCACAGTGTATACTCATCGATAGTGACAGGGTCTGCAGCATGGTGATCTGAGCCTTACACAATTAATTAACATGCTAGGTGATCAGACTGCTCCACAGAGTGTACTCACCAATAGTGACAGGGTCTGCAGCATGGTGATCTGAGCGTTACACAAATAGGCAACAAAGTAAACAAATGAGGAGACTCCCATCCAATATCCAAAGCATGTACCGATGGCAGTGCCCATTAGAGTGCCCTCTACCTGTCAGGCAAAGAAACACAATGCTGTGAGTGTCCACCCATTACTTACGGTCTCCTCAAGAGTTTCTGCATATCAGACATATTGCATCTCAGACATCCTGTTGGGTTATATCTTTCTCGCCTCTAATGTTGCTCATATCTTTTCCTTCTCTCCTATATTTTTTCCTCTCAGTTGCATCACATTTTCTTTGTTGTCCCATCAGTCTTTTCACTAGTGGTCCAGCAAGTTCCACCATAACTTCTAGTTTGTTCCTGTTACCCTACATCTACCCCTGTACCACTGAGACTCCACTTACGATGACAGTCCCTGACGATTTCATTCCATGCAGAAGGATAGCCACCATGGTGAACACCAACATGAGCGGGCCATACAGCTCCCCAGCAATTTTCTGCAGAGATAAAATTAGAAGGAGCCTCTTAACGTCTTGTCCATCATCACTACTGATATTCACTGATGTTTCCAATGCTGGCTCCGGCAATATGCTCACCACAGAGCAGCCCTTGTATGACGTACTCACCTGGGGGAAGTTAATCATCTTCACTGGGATCATGGACTCCAGCAACCTAtgacaggaatatatatatatagtatgagaTACTGCTGCTTTATATCTGCTGCGAGCATCATCCTTTCAGCATTAATATTCATAGCAACGTGACCCTACAGAAAATGTGCTTTAGTGCGTACCAGAGTTACTGTCACATCCCACTCTCATTCAACGTTTAATTTTTTTTCCAAATCAATAAACAAGGATTGGAGCAAATGTCATCTTCAGTGACGGATGTATGGGGTAAAGCTTATTACAGCTTTGTGCTGGTATCTCAGAGTAAGAAACTGCGGACTCACCGATTCCGGACCTGTATTGGTTCCACATCAAAGTATGGACGTAGGATGTCTATGTTTGCGTAAAGGTTAAATGCCTTAGATGCCTGTCTTTTCCCTGCTTGCCACATCTGAGAAGGAGGAACAGATGCAGATGACATAACACTGACAGACAGCAAAGGACAGGGGCTTGATCGGTCCGCAAAACACCCACCCACAGGGTAACTGCGGTCTCACCTCATCCGCTACTTGCCGTCCTAACTGTCCCTTGATTCCTTTCATCCCGAGAAAGGCTCCATCCTCTTCACCCTCCTCTGTGACTGCGTCCACTTCCTCTTCATCCTCCTTCATCCTCTGGTGAATCTCTCCCATATCCTCGAAGCTGGACCCCGATGTGTCATCCATATTCTCCATATCAATCACAGCCGCTCCGCTCCCGCTctatacaaaaaaataagaataatgATGATTTCCATCACCCAGAACCCAGGCAGAGAGCAGATGTGGGTCACTGGATGGATCATGAAGTACCTGCATGTTGTCTTCAAAGCCgccccaatcagctgctgtcaggtTTCCGCTGCCTACACCTGTGCTTGCCATTCTACCTTCTGTATACTGCCCCTGTGTACTGCTCCTATGCCCTGGCTCTTTcttcctatctcctatataattatcCCTGTATACTACTATATCCTGTACACTGCCACCTGTATACAGCTCCTATATCCTGCCCCCATGTACTGCCCCTCTTTTGCCACCTTTATCCTGCCCCTTTGGCTTTGATTGGCCCCAGAGTCAGACAGTcaggtggtggtggaggggcagccgCCTTTACACTGCTGAGCCTGACACCCGGAAGTAAACAAGATCTGGAGACGTGGAGAGGCGGAACCGGAGATCTCGCGAGAGCTGGGCCGCCATGTTACCGGTGGCAGGGAGAGGAGATGAGTGTTACCCGGAACACCGCTACCCTGGCCCAACGCAAGGGATTATCCAGTCTGTGGCTCAGTCAACGGTGATACCCAGGTCACCCTGGTCCACCGCACACGGCTTAGGATAAACCTATCAGGCGTCCGGGTAGGGGGTCTGCTATCTACACCAGAAACAAGGCGTCCGTCTCCATGGTAACAGCTAGTGGAGGTATCGGTACGCGCATGCGCCG
The Pseudophryne corroboree isolate aPseCor3 chromosome 4, aPseCor3.hap2, whole genome shotgun sequence DNA segment above includes these coding regions:
- the YIPF3 gene encoding protein YIPF3; this translates as MASTGVGSGNLTAADWGGFEDNMQSGSGAAVIDMENMDDTSGSSFEDMGEIHQRMKEDEEEVDAVTEEGEEDGAFLGMKGIKGQLGRQVADEMWQAGKRQASKAFNLYANIDILRPYFDVEPIQVRNRLLESMIPVKMINFPQKIAGELYGPLMLVFTMVAILLHGMKSSGTVIVEGTLMGTAIGTCFGYWMGVSSFVYFVAYLCNAQITMLQTLSLLGYGLFGHCIVLFITYNIHFHSLFYIFWLCIGGLSTLRMVAVLLSRTVGHTQRLILCGSITALHMLFLLYLHFAYHKVVEGILDTLDGQNMPPPFQRVARDLSLGTNSVLNTTAQVLSAHSR